Proteins encoded by one window of Cystobacter ferrugineus:
- a CDS encoding hydroxymethylglutaryl-CoA lyase yields MDSNQHRGPRVTGLGSLPRRVDLYEVGPRDGLQNELRTLPTRDKARLIEALIAAGEKRIEVTSFVHPKWIPQLSDAEELLRLVGRREGVTFSALVPNLKGLARAKEAGLEEAAIFISASEAHSHKNINKSIAEAVAEARQTSEAALKAGMRVRGYLSTVWGCPYEGEVPVARVVEISRALISDGIYQLSLGDTIGVGTPRQTETILSALLEYVPVESLALHLHDTRGTALANALVGLQMGVTTFDASIGGLGGCPYAPGAAGNLATEDIVYMLHGMGVETGINLDRLVEAGMVAQELIGRKLAGKFLQAALGEREKKASRRARSPA; encoded by the coding sequence GTGGACTCGAACCAACATCGCGGCCCTCGCGTCACAGGGCTTGGCAGTCTTCCGCGGCGGGTGGACCTCTACGAGGTCGGCCCGCGCGACGGCTTGCAGAACGAATTGCGCACACTTCCCACGCGCGACAAGGCGCGGCTCATCGAGGCGTTGATCGCCGCGGGCGAGAAGCGCATCGAGGTGACGTCCTTCGTCCACCCCAAGTGGATTCCCCAACTGTCGGACGCCGAGGAGCTCTTGCGTCTGGTGGGGCGGCGCGAGGGGGTGACGTTCTCCGCCCTGGTGCCCAACCTCAAGGGCCTGGCGCGCGCGAAGGAAGCGGGGCTGGAGGAGGCGGCGATCTTCATCTCCGCGTCCGAGGCCCACTCGCACAAGAACATCAACAAGAGCATCGCCGAGGCGGTGGCCGAGGCCCGGCAGACGAGTGAAGCGGCGCTCAAGGCCGGCATGCGGGTGCGCGGCTACCTGTCCACGGTGTGGGGCTGCCCCTACGAGGGCGAGGTGCCCGTCGCGCGCGTGGTGGAGATCAGCCGGGCGCTCATCTCCGACGGCATCTACCAGTTGAGCCTCGGGGACACGATCGGCGTGGGCACGCCCCGGCAGACGGAGACGATCCTCTCCGCGCTGCTCGAGTACGTGCCGGTGGAGAGCCTGGCGCTGCACCTGCACGACACGCGCGGCACGGCCCTGGCCAACGCGCTGGTGGGGCTGCAGATGGGCGTGACGACGTTCGACGCCAGCATCGGCGGACTGGGCGGCTGCCCCTATGCCCCCGGCGCGGCGGGCAACCTCGCCACCGAGGACATCGTCTACATGCTGCACGGCATGGGCGTGGAGACGGGCATCAACCTGGATCGTCTCGTCGAGGCGGGCATGGTCGCCCAGGAGCTCATCGGCCGGAAGCTCGCGGGCAAGTTCCTCCAGGCCGCGCTCGGCGAGCGCGAGAAGAAGGCGAGCCGCCGGGCCCGTAGCCCGGCGTGA